A region from the Anoplolepis gracilipes chromosome 2, ASM4749672v1, whole genome shotgun sequence genome encodes:
- the L(2)gl gene encoding lethal(2) giant larvae protein homolog 1 isoform X6, translating into MLKFIRGKGQQPTVERQKLQKDLFAFRKTVQHGFPNKPTALAWDPSLRVMIIGTASGAIKVFGRPGVEFYGQHSVESGENAVTKIIPLPKEGRLVSLCDDNSLHLWEINECSIVETKSLSLEGKLKKISAICLESSGKHLLLGTEGGNIYLLNFETFVMPDNIIYQDVVMQNVPEDYKKNPGAVEAIAEQPGHPDNILIGYNRGLMVLWNKATPGAQQLMGLFSRAQTFVSTQQLESVHWISENRFVSSHNDGSYAFWSPGSDAVPEPTTLYGPFPCKAITKIFVYPTAEHGDLFLFSGGMQRSSYGDRHTITVMTKDKHLVFDFTSKIIDFFIVFPEEEEKNENPVDPEALIVLAEEEVVAIDLTNPEWKMMSLPYLVSLHASAVTCSQHVPNVPEELWEAIVAAGKAQTEHLYSDKTWPINGGNFLCPVNLNKPKSRELLLTGHEDGTVRFWNASDVSLTPLYKYNSSILFTGEYLGVLEQPPEDDEDDWPPFKKVGIFDPYSDDPRLAVKKVLLCPLSSTLVVAGTAGYVIVATIFSEPVNKEIKGVTMNIVNDRDGFVWKGHDQLPPKTASISFAVGFQPQSLVQLYPPAAVTALALHSEWGLLAAGTAHGLAVFDYIRMKAVSVKCTLNPNDLSGSGDTPISRRKSFKKSLRESFRRLRKGRSQRRTNANSPTRNIVSEKKKESAASSPSGDLSPAVELKPVERQVEARPVDDAQGSMVRCLYFARSYIISLQNTTPTLWAGTNNGTVYVFTLAIPAGARRTEEDVNCTLGKEIQLKHRAPVIAITILDGSSVPLPESFETEKNMVPAPDMTSPHRVVIASEEQFKIFNLPSLKPYCKYKLTAHEGSRVRKTGFAKFSCPVEPEGIHEETCLLCLTNLGDCLVLSIPELKRQLNAAAIKREDINGISSLIFTKAGEALYLHSSSEFQRISLSAGKVTKAHCVLNLPPRARSLTEKTENINEVAQEQGVVEGAPETEGETQESQPPTVANRVITENGIVGATEEEESPKEPSLRPATSSIDVNGEDDRQDLSSIGDITIDSVKDHLLNSSLFRNATSSEELHNRLAGLKMEVTSRTSEVSTQNQSLVVKTTTVVTQTTNSTTANGEIETSQANETQHVNSTMVEREIRSGIETTTTHATITLPPNVEISAADLANLEVTTTTVTTTTERSKAPLARPEEVGS; encoded by the exons ACAGTACAGCATGGTTTTCCGAACAAACCAACCGCTCTTGCCTGGGATCCGAGTCTGCGGGTGATGATCATCGGCACGGCATCCGGCGCCATCAAAGT TTTTGGAAGACCAGGCGTAGAATTTTACGGACAACATTCGGTTGAAAGCGGTGAGAATGCCGTCACGAAGATCATCCCACTACCGAAAGAG GGTCGCCTCGTGTCCTTGTGCGATGACAATTCACTACATTTATGGGAAATCAATGAATGTTCCATAGTAGAAACGAAATCATTGTCATTAGAGggtaaattgaagaaaatctccGCGATATGCCTCGAATCTAGTGGGAAACATCTGTTATTGGGAACAGAGGGTGGCAACATCTACTTGCTAAACTTTGAGACTTTCGTCATGCCCGACAATATTATCTATCAAGATGTTGTGATGCAAAA CGTTCCGGAAGACTATAAGAAAAACCCAGGCGCAGTTGAAGCCATAGCCGAGCAACCAGGACATCCGGACAATATCTTAATTGGTTACAATCGAGGTTTGATGGTGTTGTGGAACAAAGCTACTCCAGGAGCCCAACAG CTGATGGGTTTGTTTTCGCGTGCGCAGACATTCGTCTCCACGCAACAGTTGGAGTCGGTCCACTGGATCTCCGAGAATCGCTTTGTCTCGTCGCACAACGATGGTTCGTACGCGTTTTGGAGTCCGGGCAGTGACGCCGTACCAGAGCCCACTACACTTTACGGCCCGTTCCCGTGCAAGGCTATCACTAAGATCTTCGTATATCCTACTGCTGA ACACGGTGATCTCTTCCTATTTTCCGGTGGTATGCAACGTTCCAGTTACGGAGATCGACACACGATCACTGTCATGACAAAGGATAAACACTTAGTTTTCGATTTCACGTCTAAAATCATCGacttttttatcgtttttcccgaggaagaagaaaaaaatgaaaatcctGTTGATCCGGAAGCGCTCATAGTGTTAGCCGAAGAAGAAGTGGTAGCTATCGATTTGACCAATCCTGAATGGAAGATGATGTCTCTGCCTTATTTAGTATCTCTTCATGCGAGTGCG GTCACCTGTTCTCAACATGTACCCAATGTACCCGAGGAACTTTGGGAGGCAATCGTAGCTGCAGGTAAAGCTCAAACAGAGCATCTTTACTCAGACAAGACGTGGCCCATCAACGGCGGAAATTTCCTCTGTCCGGTAAATCTTAATAAGCCTAAAAGCAGAGAACTATTGCTTACCGGACACGAGGATGGCACTGTGAGATTTTGGAACGCGTCTGACGTTTCTCTAACACCACTGTACAAATACAACTCATCGATTCTATTCACCGGCGAGTACTTGGGCGTTCTCGAGCAGCCGCCGGAAGACGACGAAGACGATTGGCCACCGTTCAAGAAAGTAGGAATTTTCGATCCGTACTCTGACGATCCACGACTCGCCGTGAAAAAGGTTCTTCTTTGTCCATTATCTTCGACATTGGTGGTTGCTGGCACGGCTGGCTACGTTATTGTCGCTACCATCTTCTCGGAACCGGtcaacaaagaaataaaagggGTTACAATGAACATCGTCAACGATCGCGACGGATTTGTGTGGAAAGGTCACGATCAGCTGCCGCCGAAAACGGCGAGTATATCATTCGCGGTCGGATTTCAACCACAGAGTTTGGTCCAGTTGTATCCACCAGCTGCCGTCACAGCATTGGCGTTGCATAGCGAATGGGGTTTGCTTGCCGCTGGTACGGCGCACGGACTGGCAGTCTTCGATTATATTAGAATGAAAGCCGTTAGTGTCAAATGTACGCTTAATCCAAACg atcTCTCCGGTTCAGGTGACACTCCTATCTCTCGGcgaaaatcatttaaaaaatctcttaGGGAATCTTTCAGAAGATTGCGAAAAGGACGTTCGCAACGTCGGACGAACGCTAATAGTCCTACACGAAATATTGTatcggaaaagaaaaaagaaag TGCTGCTTCTTCACCGAGCGGGGATTTATCACCGGCTGTAGAATTAAAACCAGTAGAGAGGCAAGTGGAAGCGAGACCTGTTGATGACGCTCAAGGCTCTATGGTTCGATGCCTGTATTTTGCCAGAAGTTATATTATTAGCT TACAAAATACAACACCTACACTTTGGGCGGGCACCAATAACGGCACAGTTTACGTCTTCACATTGGCTATACCAGCTGGTGCAAGAAGAACGGAAGAGGATGTCAACTGTACACTTGGTAAAGAGATACAATTAAAGCATCGTGCACCCGTAATTGCGATCACGATCCTTGACGGATCTAGCGTGCCATTACCAGAATCCTTCGAAACCGAGAAGAACATGGTGCCTGCACCCGATATGACTTCCCCACACAGAGTTGTAATTGCCAGCGAAGAACAATTCAAGATCTTCAATCTTCCGTCCTTGAAACCATATTGCAAATACAAGTTGACCGCTCACGAAGGATCTAGAGTGCGAAAAACAGGTTTCGCCAAGTTCTCGTGTCCTGTCGAGCCAGAAGGAATTCACGAAGAAACTTGCTTGCTCTGTTTGACGAATCTTGGCGATTGTCTGGTGCTGAGTATACCGGAACTGAAGAGACAATTAAACGCTGCTGCGATCAAGAGAGAGGATATTAA CGGTATTTCTTCCTTAATATTTACGAAAGCCGGAGAAGCGTTGTATCTTCACTCGAGTTCGGAGTTTCAACGAATTTCTCTATCAGCCGGGAAAGTAACGAAAGCGCATTGCGTTCTCAATTTACCACCGCGCGCTAGATCATTGACAGAAAAGACAGAAAACATTAACGAAGTCGCGCAGGAACAAGGTGTCGTCGAGGGCGCGCCTGAAACTGAAGGAGAAACGCAAGAGAGTCAACCACCAACGGTAGCGAATCGAGTTATTACGGAAAATGGCATAGTGGGTGCTA CTGAGGAAGAAGAATCTCCTAAGGAACCATCACTGCGACCGGCTACGAGTAGTATAGACGTAAATGGAGAAGACGATCGTCAGGATTTAAGTTCTATTGGAGACATTACTATCGACAGTGTTAAAGATCATTTACT TAACAGTTCACTTTTCAGAAACGCAACGTCTTCCGAAGAGCTCCACAATCGTTTGGCAGGGCTTAAGATGGAGGTCACTTCACGAACTTCTGAGGTATCTACGCAGAATCAATCATTAGTGGTGAAAACTACCACTGTCGTTACTCAAACTACAAATAGTACGACTGCTAATGGCGAAATTGAGACGAGTCAAGCCAATGAAACGCAACACGTTAACA GCACTATGGTAGAACGAGAGATACGCAGCGGTATCGAGACAACAACAACACACGCTACCATTACTCTACCCCCGAATGTCGAG aTTAGTGCCGCGGATCTGGCCAACTTGGAAGTCACTACGACTACAGTGACTACTACTACAGAAAGGTCCAAGGCACCGTTAGCTAGGCCAGAAGAAGTTGGTTCGTAG